One genomic segment of Phormidium ambiguum IAM M-71 includes these proteins:
- a CDS encoding 4Fe-4S binding protein → MIELVSESRCIKCNLCVNVCPTNVFDSVANSAPKIARQSDCQTCFMCELYCPVDALYVAPEVEPLKEVDEKILAETELLGSYRKNIGWGNGRINRAKQDETFVLLKSL, encoded by the coding sequence GTGATTGAATTAGTCAGCGAATCTCGGTGTATTAAATGCAACCTTTGTGTTAATGTTTGTCCCACAAATGTCTTTGATAGTGTGGCAAACTCTGCACCAAAAATCGCCAGACAAAGCGATTGTCAAACCTGTTTTATGTGTGAATTATACTGTCCGGTAGATGCGCTTTATGTTGCGCCAGAAGTAGAACCATTAAAGGAGGTAGATGAAAAAATTCTCGCAGAAACAGAACTTTTAGGTAGTTATCGGAAAAACATTGGTTGGGGAAATGGCAGAATCAACCGAGCAAAACAAGACGAAACTTTTGTTTTGTTGAAGTCTCTCTGA
- a CDS encoding DUF2808 domain-containing protein, whose product MKNIRNWVKPLFIVVSGWCLLPLSPATMALAESPLLVATTTTFNAIGVKQAVYYFTLQVPANSREPVQRVTFTQRQGLEQIGFDEKGSYAFVGTPNRQGEKLAIALSTNDRQNQTTTVTFNQPLAPGQTVTIALRPFRNPAYEGVYLFELAALPSAPSTQTQTIGIGRLQFYQD is encoded by the coding sequence ATGAAAAACATTCGGAATTGGGTTAAACCCCTATTTATTGTTGTTTCTGGATGGTGTTTATTACCTCTTTCGCCAGCGACAATGGCTTTAGCTGAATCACCACTTCTAGTTGCTACAACAACAACTTTTAATGCAATTGGTGTTAAGCAAGCTGTCTATTATTTCACCCTGCAAGTACCAGCTAATAGTAGGGAACCTGTACAGAGAGTTACCTTTACTCAAAGACAAGGTTTAGAACAAATTGGCTTTGATGAGAAAGGTAGCTATGCTTTTGTGGGAACACCTAATCGTCAAGGAGAAAAATTAGCGATCGCTCTTTCCACTAACGATCGCCAAAACCAAACAACCACAGTCACGTTTAACCAACCATTAGCGCCTGGTCAAACTGTCACAATTGCTTTGCGACCTTTCCGCAATCCCGCTTACGAAGGGGTTTATTTGTTTGAGTTAGCAGCACTTCCTTCTGCGCCGTCAACTCAAACTCAAACTATCGGTATTGGTCGCTTACAATTTTACCAAGATTGA
- a CDS encoding YidH family protein, whose protein sequence is MPIKLMPKISQSIEKPKPHNPNRVRDHLANERTYLAWMRTAIAMIGFGVVIVRLRVFHPPLSRQPGDGWKLGLTFSLVGLLTVLFTTIHYFLVRRDIDEDTYEPADRWVTIFSIAIAILATGVIYYVFTSPLNPNSIVVAD, encoded by the coding sequence ATGCCAATAAAATTAATGCCTAAAATTAGTCAGAGTATAGAAAAGCCGAAACCACATAATCCCAACCGCGTCCGAGATCATTTGGCTAACGAAAGAACATATTTAGCATGGATGCGAACTGCGATCGCCATGATTGGTTTTGGCGTTGTAATTGTCCGTCTGCGCGTTTTCCATCCCCCACTTTCCAGACAGCCTGGTGATGGTTGGAAGTTGGGTCTAACCTTCTCTTTAGTAGGTTTATTAACTGTTTTATTCACAACAATTCACTATTTTCTTGTGCGTCGAGATATTGATGAAGATACTTACGAACCTGCCGATCGCTGGGTAACAATTTTTAGCATTGCTATTGCTATTTTAGCAACTGGAGTTATCTATTATGTTTTTACCTCCCCCTTAAATCCCAATAGCATAGTAGTAGCTGATTAA